The Oreochromis aureus strain Israel breed Guangdong linkage group 15, ZZ_aureus, whole genome shotgun sequence genome contains the following window.
ATCTTTGTGTCTTTATATGTGCTTGTCCTCAGGGGTGATTACCGAACAGGAAAGCGTCTGAACATGAGGAAGGTGATCCCTTATATCGCCAGTCAGTTCCGCAAAGACAAGATCTGGCTAAGGCGGACGAAGCCCAGCAAGAGAGAGTACCAGATCTGCCTGGCTGTGGACGACTCATCCAGCATGGTGGACAACCACTCTAAACAGGttcgaggctccagttacaatCAGATGGCTGGTGATAAATGCAAGAAACGATCAGTAATAGTAACGGTGTATTTAGTGCTTATTATTAActgatggttttttttgtttttttaatgtgtcatTTCCCTATAATGCCCAACTTCCAATATCTCTAGTCTTAAGtttgaattaattaaaaattgcatgtgtgcttgtgtgtctaCGTTCATGCACAGCTGGCATTTGAATCCCTGGCAGTGATTATCAATGCCCTCACTCTGCTGGAGGTGGGCCAGGTGTCTGTCTGTAGGTAAGAGCTTCATCTTTCTGtatgttgtgatttgtttttaatagcTCTGTGACATGatctaaaacaaaaaacccaaaccagtGTGAATATGGTTTTATGTACTGTACAGTTGTGATGtcatcattaaaataaataaacttttgctCTTGTATGCAGCTTTGGGGAGCAGGTGCAGCTGCTGCATCCCTTCCAGCATCAGTTTAATGACGAGTCTGGGGCTCGGATTCTCAGGCTCTGTCAGTTCCAGCAGAAGAAGACCAGAATAGCACAGGTGggaatcctcctcctcctccagctgttaTCTGAATCATTGCACAGAAGAACAAATAATGATACTTTAAAAATCTTGTTTATATGAGGAAAGTAAGACACAGTAATGCAATATGATAACAGAAAGCTTCAGAGAGCCACTTCATCTAACAATAAATAGAATGGTACAGATTTCAGGTCagttaaattgttttatttatacagcaccaaatcacaacaacagtcgcctcaaggcgctttatattgttaggtagaccctacaataatacatacagagaaaaacttgACAATCgtatgaccctctatgagcaagcactttggtgacagtgggaaggaaaaactcccttttaacaggaagaaacctccggcagaaccaggctcagggaggggcggggccatctgctgcgacaggttggggtgagaggtggaagacaggataaagacgtgctgtggaagagagccagagattaatcacatgagcaagcacttggcagaAGTGGGAAAggaaaacttccttttaacaggaagaaacctctggcacaaccaggctcagagagaaGTCTGCTGTGACCGACATGCTGTggaggagagccagagatgaatgaCAACGAATGAATAAATGCAAAGTGCTGTATAAACACATGGAGAGTGAAGAAGACCCCAGCAGCCTAGCTGAGGGAAGGTTCAGAGTCACCAGGAAAAGTGTGTTTTTCCCAAAGTCCAAAAAAATGCATGTTAGGTTCATTTGTTATTCTAAATTGGAAATGGTTGTGAAGTAAATAAAGTGTACTGAAGAAAGTGCGGTTAAATGTGTCTTGTAGCCCAACGCACTTTAagtggtcagtctggtcttgtaCCTCAAAAGCTCTATAATCTAAATGTCAGTCCAGTCCAGCGGTTTATGAGGCAAACTCACAAAAGGAAACATAAAGGCTGGTTTCTTTAAGagcaaaaatatgaaatatattgGACAGAACTGATTGTACTGTGGAAAATTCTCTCTATATTAGAGTGagtagaagttttttttttttttctgcttgccTGCATTTCGGTGTAAATGTCAGAGGAAACTTCTTTAGCCAAGGCTAACATTTTCATTCGGAGCAGCATGATCTTGAAGCAGCAGCTCTTCCCATGGGCGTGGTGCTGATCTAGAACAAGAATCACAAAGTAAAATGGCTCTGAATTACAGTCATATACAGCTGGGATGATAgaaatgtaatatttatttaCAGGCATATAAATATTATGTTTGCATTACTGTTGACTAGTACAAAGTCAGCAACTTGCCTTCAGTGAGCTATTAAAATGTGTATGTGATCACTGGCACGCCCCTGAGCGCAGCTCTGAATGTGCTCATACTGTAGCTTCTGCTTAAACACGATGACACGTGGCGATCATGTTGCTCTGCTGTTGCGTTcattctctctgtctgtcatttGCAGTTTTTGGAGACCTCGGTTAATATGTTTCTGGCAGCACGGCAGCAGATTCCAGGATCTATGAACTCAGGTGACTCCTCACTCTGCTCCTCACCTTACTGGACCTCACACTAGATCAAACACCTGAGAAAACAAAGAGGTTGCAGACATTATGCAGATTGGAATATATAATGAACCCTAACAGTCATGCGATTGTCACATGAATGTGACACGTGAAGTGTTTATATTGTAGGAGTATGTATGTAACCAAATGTGTTAAATGTTTtatggttctttttttttcaaccatGACTACCCAAACATTTCGCTTGGGTACTTAAAAAGTGTTGATTATCAATATCCATGCCTAATGCACCTAACAGCCAGCTGCATTTACTGTGTATGAGTGCTTGAAAACAAATGTTCTACTCTCCTGCTGAGTAGGTGTGATCCAGTTCAGTCAGGTTCTCTGAGATTCAGCCAATTAGAAGAGCAATAGGAAGTAGTTTACCCTCTTAGTTCAGTATTTAGATGCTCTGTTGCAGGCTTAAAGCATTATTATGTGCAGGACTGTGGCCTCTGTGGAGAACGTCCCATGAGTGTGCAGCTGTCATAAAATACTCATTGTAGTCCTAGATGAGcagcactttttaaataaacattcttGAGGTTTTCATGTGGAGCCTCTGATTACACGTGACCAACAATTACCCTTTCCCCCCCTTTTAAAGCTGAAATTTTGATCATCAATATATTATATTAACCAGTGGTACCCAGAGAAAACTAACTTCTACATAAGGATAGACTCATTCAGAGAAGCTGAACTaaggaggaatttctgtcaatGAAGAAGAAAGTCTGATAGACAGATGCTGTTTGTTCTCTTTAGACAAAGAGGTGGAATTTGTCATATTCATGAACTAAAGAGGAGCCTGTTGCTCATCCATACTCACCAGATGTCCAGTCTTAAACTGATCTGTGATATCCCTCCATAGAGACAGCCCAGCTGCTTGTGATCGTGTCTGATGGTCGGGGGCTCTTCCTGGAGGGAAAGGAGCGGGTAATGGCCGCTGTGCGTGCAGCACGCAGCGCCGGTATCTTCATCATCTTCATGGTGCTGGACAACCCAAACTCCCGGGTACGAGAACAGAATGTGATTGTTGGGTATTTTCCAAAGTTTAAGTCTCAAATCGTAACTAAACCTCGATGCTGTGCTGCAGGATTCCATTCTAGACATCAAGGTGCCGATCTTCAAAGGGCCAGGGGAGCTGCCAGAGATCCACTCCTACATGGATGAGTTTCCCTTTCCCTTCTACGTGATCCTGCGAGACATCAACGCCTTGCCGGCAACGCTCAGCGACGCACTCAGGCAGTGGTTTGAACTTGTCACTGTGGCTGAGCAGTAGGCCGATGAGGAGTCATCTTTTTACAGGAAAGAGGGAAATGGGCAGCAGCCACCACAAAATGCCAGTCTGCTGCTTGCCTGTCAGAGATCAGAGACTGAGCTGTAAATGTgcctttattttcttattattacTGTAGGAGTTGGATAGcaagtgttgctgttttgtctGCATCAGGGGAATTTGGTGTCTTTTGTAATGTAACGAAGGATTGCTTTAACTTGCACGTCTGaaattaaataacagaaacaaaaatgtgATTTCCATGTGCGTGAAACACCATAGTTAAGCATCAGTAAATACCTCTGCCCCTGTACGATAGCCctgttttacatttgtttgaatGTTTAGTCAGTGTTATGAAGATCAAAGAATTATCTTCACCCTGAGCACAACAGCAGGACTGAGCTTTGTATAAGTCTAAACTGAACAGTAGCATGCTGTAGCTGATACTGAAGGAACTCAAATATGTGCCTTGGAAAGAACAGCACTGCATCTCATGTCACACCTCAAGTAGCAGGTGACAGATCAGGATTTTTACTAGTTCGTTTCAGTCATGTACTGTgaagcacagcagctgcagagtctgCTTTTTATAAAGGCCTCTGGGAGAACCCATCTTTGTGCTTTAGAAACACTTCAGCTGTGTTCATCTTCCCTTTGTAGTGTGACACAGCTGACTGTCTGTGGAAACGTGTTCATGATGTGTACTGAAATGTGTGTTCTTTAATGTGGACATACATGTAGACATATTTAACGAGTTAATTGCATCTGTCTATTAAATCATGACATGAACAAAATTCCACTGTCTGTGACTCACTTGTTTTAACAGCCACAAAGAAGAGAGCCACTCAAACCTTGTACCTTGTTTTAACAGAGATGCAGCAGTCAAGGAATCCTGAGCTATGGGAGAATTCCACAAATCAAAGATGATGGAAGACTGTTGATTTTATACGTGGAGCAGAGttcttcaaaaaagaaaaatgcctaAATAAGTTGTTTTAAGATTGCTATCATGGCCCATGTCACCCCTACTATATTGATGTGAAGAAGTACAATGCAATTTGGCCCTTGaagttacatttttcttttagggaggatttgtttgttgttgagtgcaatattaaaataagttctttaaaaagcaaaaattatTTAACGTGAAGGCAATATGAGCAGAGCGTACAAACAAGCTGAGGGAACAAGTAGAACAAGGTGTTGACACATTTCTGGGAAACCTCACAAAAATGGTACAAGCAAAACTGTCAAGAGCATCTCTGCACTGAGTAATGCACACCATCTTTTGCATTACTTTTTGCCTTCCTTAAGTACTGTTTAGAAGTCTGGGGAAATACATACTTCAACCTTTATGTAAACTTCAGAAATGAACAATTGAAATAATTAAGCAGGATTTACAGCCCACACACTTAACACCATTTTTGTAGTCAAAAATCTTGAAATCTTAAATTTAAGAACAGTTAATGTGTTAAACAGTGAATCTTAATTTgtgtgctttatattttaagattaattttatGTATAATGACAGTAAAGTAATATGTTGCCAGGAAACTAAGGACAGAGAAGGGGGTGATAATCTGATGACATTTCGTATTTCCATTTATTGAGTAAAACTGTGGATGGACCCGTTCAACCGttattcagtttaaaaaaacaaacaaactggaaCGTGCTTTTGGAAGAACGTGAAATTGATGACTAGTAGTACGTGtaattattatatatttctacatatttttcttttttcctctctctgtagGGCAAGTGGGGGGTAAGGATAAACATAGTAAAtcgattgtgtgtgtgtattaattTGTTTGCAACTCCGAAATAAAGGGTCACCATCAAATGCCGCAAAAATAAAACTTAGCACTTTCTGTCGGTACTGGTTCTTGTTATGTCCTCCGCTCCACCAGGGGGCGAGAAACAGTGAGGCGCTATTAGCATCATCACAACATCCGCCTGTGAAAGTGCCGAGTAAATATGACCGTTTCACGGTTGCCGTCTGCTGCGCTTTCTTTAAAGcaggtaaatatatatatatatatatgtaatataaaatatctgCAGCAGTGGGAGGTGTAAAATCTAAAAAAGTTCAGTAGCTAACAGGCTAGCTTCATTAGTTCTCTGTACCCTACTACTAGCTAGTCCCAATGTACGCCCGTCACCTCCTAGCAAACACGATGAAGAGCACAACACCGGCGTCATGTTCTGGCCCAAAGTTTTCAGGGTACCACGGCAAAAACTATAGCATACTGTGGCACCAGTGGCCTTTTCTGAAGAGTCGTACAAAAATAACCCCAGTTCttagtgttttgtttagttATTTCCTTCTTGAAGAAAATGTTATTGAACTTtggaataaacacacacaaacttgtGTAAGGTAAAATTCAGCAAAACGTCACAAGTATCAGACACTGGGCAGACCATTAAGGAATACACACATtgtcaaaacaaatgaaacaagtAGATGGTAAgatatttttatgagaaagatCTGACCAATAATATGAGAGCACAAAGTCATGTATCTAAATTAGACCAAATGTTGAGATTATATAATCTTCTTAGTTAAAATAGTATTTAGGAGTTCTGTAAAAACACAATGtagaaatgaaaatatttactCAATAGAAAATCACAAATGTCCTCTTCTTTCTATGTGTCACAGAACACCATCTTAAAAATTTGGTGGTTACTTAATGCAGGGATGTTGTTTTTAAGTATGTTGTTTCACACTTAGGTTAGAAGAGTCTCTAAGGAATCTGTGCATATCATCCGAGCAATACTGCATGTTTTTATATAAGTTTCAAACGTTATTAACAGTGGCAATTAAAAGCATTAAACCAGATTTGGCCTTAGCACAACTGCATATATTAAACTGTGTGCCCTAATAGCATACGTTTGGCTAAGTTTTTACACAGGCAGAAGGTGTTGGGGATCTACAGAAACATGCTGAGGACCATACGACGGGTGCCAGATGAGGCAGATAGGAAGTTCTTGAGAGACTGGGCCAGAGATGAATTCCATAGgaacaaaaatgtcacacatGAGgtacacagtttttttttttttttcagttttgttttaccAGGTCCACTAAAAGTCATTGTGTCATCAGATCAGAAGTTAGATATaggtaaaagaaaataaacagtgaGCAGCATCAGAGTTTTTCCCCTCTTGGACTAAATGTTCAAACTTTGTGTCTTTAATGTGCCTGTCTGGTCAGTTCAGGATGCAATCCGTATGATGATCACACAAGCTTCCAATCACCTGGAGGAGCTGCAGAAGTCT
Protein-coding sequences here:
- the lyrm2 gene encoding LYR motif-containing protein 2, with the translated sequence MTVSRLPSAALSLKQFLHRQKVLGIYRNMLRTIRRVPDEADRKFLRDWARDEFHRNKNVTHEDAIRMMITQASNHLEELQKSLALAHS